The Paenibacillus sp. MBLB1832 genome has a window encoding:
- a CDS encoding A24 family peptidase: MIPITFITYILIAFVIDIRHAKLPNKLTMCGTLIGLMFHSVTQGWTGFLFACMGALAGFFVVLLLHIIGALGAGDVKLFAAIGAMMGVSFALQTLMYAVLCAGLIGLFLLFIRKRLRATSHRLTNWILAIVALQKLETLLEIKHQKNMKFPFMYAVLPGVACAWVYSF, from the coding sequence ATGATTCCAATTACTTTTATCACATATATTTTGATTGCCTTTGTCATAGATATCCGCCACGCTAAACTGCCTAATAAACTTACTATGTGTGGAACTCTTATTGGATTGATGTTCCACTCCGTAACGCAAGGATGGACTGGATTTCTATTTGCCTGTATGGGGGCGCTTGCAGGTTTTTTCGTCGTACTTTTGCTTCATATCATTGGAGCTCTGGGAGCAGGGGATGTGAAGTTGTTTGCGGCAATTGGCGCCATGATGGGTGTTTCGTTTGCTTTACAAACATTGATGTATGCCGTGCTGTGTGCAGGACTTATCGGGCTTTTTCTTTTATTCATTCGTAAGCGGTTAAGGGCAACAAGTCATCGATTAACGAATTGGATTCTCGCCATTGTGGCGCTGCAGAAACTAGAAACATTGCTAGAAATCAAACATCAGAAAAATATGAAATTTCCCTTTATGTATGCTGTTCTGCCAGGTGTGGCTTGCGCTTGGGTTTATTCATTTTGA
- a CDS encoding pilus assembly protein, producing MFRKLIQGQEGGIVLEAALLLPLFLAFVLGLIVCIQLAIIEMAMQSGVSEATKSIAGQLYPVRLLVQEAKSTYDQSSAAKMLNGAVDRVQDVRSRVTSAEDFAEQYEAYIPDSVLALVQWEKEKRKLGEGLAQEELDNLYETQVKPRLLAAFTPIVFAFCHGSAIDQRHFQVTDVTLPSMEQGGVAYFGVEAQMTYKLPIPFMSLVIVVKKRAYERAWVGA from the coding sequence ATGTTTCGTAAGCTAATCCAAGGACAAGAAGGTGGAATCGTATTGGAGGCTGCTCTGTTATTGCCTTTGTTCCTTGCGTTTGTACTAGGACTCATTGTGTGTATTCAGCTTGCCATCATCGAAATGGCGATGCAGTCTGGTGTTTCCGAAGCGACCAAATCAATTGCAGGACAGTTGTATCCCGTTCGACTACTCGTCCAAGAAGCGAAATCAACCTATGATCAAAGCAGCGCAGCAAAGATGTTGAATGGGGCTGTTGACCGCGTTCAGGATGTGAGGAGCCGCGTGACGAGTGCGGAAGATTTTGCAGAACAATATGAAGCTTACATTCCAGATTCCGTCTTAGCGCTGGTGCAATGGGAGAAAGAGAAGCGGAAATTAGGGGAAGGGTTAGCGCAAGAGGAATTAGATAATCTGTATGAAACTCAAGTAAAGCCACGGCTATTAGCGGCATTTACGCCGATTGTTTTTGCATTTTGTCATGGATCAGCGATTGATCAACGTCATTTTCAAGTCACGGATGTGACGCTTCCGAGTATGGAACAAGGGGGAGTCGCGTACTTTGGTGTTGAAGCTCAAATGACTTATAAGCTGCCGATCCCCTTCATGAGCCTGGTTATAGTTGTGAAAAAGAGAGCGTATGAACGCGCGTGGGTAGGAGCTTAA